In the genome of Polyodon spathula isolate WHYD16114869_AA chromosome 57, ASM1765450v1, whole genome shotgun sequence, one region contains:
- the LOC121307605 gene encoding aminopeptidase RNPEPL1-like: MSDIQRTTLCCCRKVLTIPNNKSEKSINSMPAMGQSPPVDIASASNFHSFTLRHFHLSLQLNFRDKEMTGRQVLELCSTKPDVQTLVLDTHQSLLIHSIDCKVHSASTGGDQVRTSLTYRVDPFTDYGSSLSICLPAAIRPQHTFQITIRYKTTDGPAIWWLDSELTCGNSKPFVFTQGHSVCNRSFFPCFDTPAVKCTYSATVRVPEGVQVLMSATRSAYSAHEKAFQFHMEYPVPAYLVALVAGDLTPADIGPRSRIWAEPCLLSAAVSKLSGLVERWLTVAESLFGPYVWGRYDIVFLPPSFPIVAMENPCLTFIISSILESSEFLVIDVIHEIAHGWFGNAVTNATWEEMWLSEGLATYAQRRITTEAYGSAFTCLETVFRLDALHRQMRLLGDNNPVSKLQVKFEPGVNPSSLMNLFTYEKGYCFVSYLSQLCGDTKRFDSFLRAYIEKFKFTSVVAQDLLEFFLGFFPELKERCVANREGLEFERWLNACGPPLAVPDLSQGGSLTEPVESLFRLWTSEPLDSAAIARQDLSTWRTFQTVLFLDKLLDRSPLSHEVMTRLSHSYSTLLDSMNAEVRIRWLQIVVRNCYYPDLYKVRRFLESHTSRMYTVPLYEDLCGGAMKSFAVEVFYQTQARLHINLRKTVQQILTQTFSAFVTVPTAPPSGDRPPDTTVALRDVNVLA, from the exons atgtccgACATTCAGCGCACAACGCTTTGCTGTTGTCGGAAAGTTTTAACGATCCCCAACAACAAAAGCGAGAAGAGCATTAACAGTATGCCGGCGATGGGGCAGTCTCCCCCCGTGGACATCGCCTCGGCTTCCAACTTCCACAGCTTCACCCTCCGGCATTTCCATCTCAGTCTGCAGCTCAATTTCAGGGATAAAGAAATGACGGGCCGTCAGGTGCTGGAGCTGTGCTCGACCAAGCCCGACGTGCAGACGCTGGTTCTGGACACGCACCAGTCCCTGCTCATCCACTCCATAGACTGCAAGGTCCACAGCGCCAGCACCGGCGGAGACCAGGTCCGCACGTCCCTAACCTACCGGGTCGACCCCTTCACCGACTACGGATCCTCGCTCTCCATCTGCCTGCCCGCCGCCATCCGACCGCAGCACACTTTCCAGATCACCATTCGGTACAAGACCACCGACGGACCGGCT ATCTGGTGGCTGGACTCGGAGCTGACTTGTGGAAACTCCAAGCCATTTGTCTTCACACAGGGACACTCTGTCTGCAACCGCTCCTTCTTCCCCTGCTTTGACACGCCCGCTGTGAAGTGCACCTACTCGGCCACTGTGCGG GTTCCGGAGGGGGTGCAGGTTCTGATGAGTGCCACCCGCAGTGCATACAGCGCCCACGAGAAGGCATTCCAGTTCCACATGGAATACCCTGTCCCTGCGTACCTCGTGGCGCTGGTGGCTGGGGACCTCACGCCCGCTGACATCGGGCCGCG GAGTCGGATCTGGGCGGAGCCGTGCCTCCTGAGTGCAGCGGTCAGTAAGCTGAGCGGTCTGGTGGAGCGCTGGCTCACTGTTGCGGAGAGCCTGTTTGGACCCTACGTGTGGGGAAG gtaTGACATTGTGTTCCTGCCGCCCTCATTCCCCATCGTTGCCATGGAGAACCCGTGCCTGACCTTCATCATCTCATCCATCCTGGAGAGCAGCGAGTTCCTGGTGATTGACGTCATCCACGAGATTGCGCACGGCTGGTTCGGCAACGCTGTCACCAATGCCACGTGGGAGGAGATGTGGCTGAGCGAGGGCCTGGCCACATACGCACAGAGACGCATCACCACCGAGGCCTACG GCTCTGCCTTCACCTGTCTGGAGACGGTGTTTCGTCTGGATGCGCTGCACAGACAGATGAGGCTGCTGGGAGATAACAACCCTGTCAGCAAGCTGCAAGTGAAGTTTGAACCAG GTGTGAACCCCAGCAGTCTGATGAACCTATTCACCTATGAGAAGGGCTACTGCTTCGTGTCCTACCTCTCCCAGCTGTGCGGAGACACCAAGCGCTTCGACTCCTTCCTCAGG GCCTACATTGAGAAGTTCAAGTTCACCAGCGTGGTGGCTCAGGACCTGCTGGAGTTCTTCCTGGGCTTCTTCCCGGAGCTCAAGGAGCGCTGCGTGGCCAACCGAGAGG GTCTGGAGTTTGAGCGCTGGTTAAATGCCTGCGGCCCCCCCCTGGCTGTGCCGGACCTCTCTCAGGGTGGCAGCCTGACAGAGCCGGTGGAATCTCTGTTCCGGCTGTGGACCTCTGAGCCGCTGGACTCTGCTGCGATCGCGCGGCAAGACCTCTCCACCTGGAGGACCTTCCAGACCGTGCTCTTTCTGGACAAGCTGCTGGACCGCTCGCCCCTGTCTCACG agGTGATGACACGGCTGTCCCACAGTTACTCCACGCTGCTCGACTCGATGAATGCAGAAGTTCGGATCCGCTGGCTGCAGATCGTGGTGCGGAATTGCTACTACCCTGACCTGTACAAAGTGAGGCGCTTCCTGGAGAGCCAC ACGTCGCGGATGTACACGGTGCCACTGTACGAGGACCTGTGCGGAGGCGCCATGAAGTCCTTCGCCGTGGAGGTGTTCTACCAGACGCAGGCCCGGCTGCACATCAATCTGCGCAAGACAGTGCAGCAGATCCTGACTCAGACCTTCAGTGCCTTTGTGACGGTCCCCACGGCACCCCCCTCTGGAGACCGGCCTCCCGACACCACCGTCGCACTCAGGGACGTCAACGTGTTGGCGTGA
- the LOC121307540 gene encoding multidrug resistance-associated protein 5-like produces MRYRENLPLVLKKVSFTIRAKEKIGIVGRTGSGKSSLGVVLFRLVEPCGGSIKIDGVNINEIGLADLRSKLSIIPQEPVLFSGTVRSNLDPFKQYNEEQVWDALERTHMKECIAQLPLKLESEVVENGENFSVGERQLLSVARALLRCCKILILDEATAAMDSETDSLIQETIREAFEDCTTLTIAHRMQTVLSCDRIMVLNQGEVVEFDEPSNLLANENSRFCAMLAAVENKITVRG; encoded by the exons ATGAGGTACCGAGAGAATCTGCCCCTGGTTCTCAAGAAGGTGTCCTTCACCATCAGGGCCAAGGAGAAGATCGGCATTGTGGGACGCACAGGCTCAG GGAAGTCTTCTCTGGGTGTGGTTCTGTTCCGGCTGGTGGAGCCCTGTGGCGGATCCATTAAGATCGACGGGGTGAACATCAATGAGATCGGGCTGGCAGACCTGCGCAGTAAGCTCTCCATCATCCCCCAGGAGCCTGTGCTGTTCAGTGGCACTGTCAG GTCAAACCTGGATCCCTTCAAACAGTACAATGAGGAGCAGGTCTGGGATGCCCTGGAGAGGACTCACATGAAGGAGTGT ATTGCTCAGCTGCCCCTGAAGCTGGAATCGGAGGTGGTGGAGAACGGGGAGAATTTCTCGGTGGGAGAGAGGCAGCTGCTGTCCGTGGCTCGCGCTCTGCTGCGCTGCTGCAAG ATTTTGATCCTGGACGAGGCCACAGCGGCTATGGACTCTGAGACGGACTCTCTGATCCAGGAGACGATCCGCGAGGCGTTCGAGGACTGCACCACGCTGACAATCGCCCACCGCATGCAGACCGTGCTGAGCTGTGACCGCATCATGGTGCTCAACCAGGGAGAG GTTGTGGAATTTGACGAGCCCTCCAACCTTCTAGCCAATGAAAACTCTCGATTCTGCGCCATGTTGGCTGCTGTGGAAAACAAGATCACAGTGAGGGGCTGA